From the genome of Ahaetulla prasina isolate Xishuangbanna chromosome 15, ASM2864084v1, whole genome shotgun sequence, one region includes:
- the CMKLR1 gene encoding chemerin-like receptor 1 isoform X2: MEESENATDYLYDVFEDIIPARDTYQEKTQIDPLTIVQVVAALIYSVTCLLGLLGNGLVIAIIFKMKKSVTTIWFLNLAAADFLFNVFLPLNIAYTAMGFHWVFGRDMCKVNNLLLNLNMYTSVFLLTTISLDRCVLVVFPVQSQKRRTTTIAWLLCILIWVFGFLMSSPSLVFRDTTTFRGRILCFHNFSLSSSPNDTALGHQRHKMVTIVRFLLGFIIPMIIITVCYITIIFRLKRNRLAKSKKPLRIIVAIITTFFLCWCPYHTFHLLETDHHSVPNSVFEIGLPLVTAIAASNSCMNPILYVFMGQDFKKFKVTILSRLANALTEDTINSVHSFSRKSITKASSMTEKESFLL, from the coding sequence ATGGAAGAATCGGAGAACGCTACGGATTACTTATACGATGTTTTCGAAGACATCATCCCTGCTAGAGACACATATCAAGAAAAAACCCAAATAGACCCCCTGACCATCGTTCAAGTGGTCGCAGCTCTCATCTACAGTGTTACCTGCCTCCTGGGTCTATTGGGCAATGGTTTGGTCATCGCCATTATCTTCAAGATGAAGAAGTCAGTCAccacaatctggttcctcaactTGGCAGCTGCTGACTTCCTGTTCAACGTCTTCCTGCCCCTGAACATTGCCTACACCGCCATGGGCTTCCACTGGGTTTTCGGCAGGGACATGTGCAAAGTCAACAATTTGCTTCTCAACCTCAACATGTACACCAGCGTGTTTCTGCTGACCACAATCAGCCTCGATCGCTGTGTTTTGGTGGTCTTCCCAGTCCAATCCCAAAAGCGTCGGACCACAACAATTGCCTGGTTGCTCTGCATCCTAATTTGGGTGTTTGGTTTTCTAATGAGCTCCCCTTCTCTTGTTTTTCGAGACACCACAACCTTCCGCGGCCGCATCCTTTGTTTTCACAACTTCTCCTTGTCCAGTTCTCCAAACGACACCGCCCTTGGCCACCAGAGACACAAAATGGTAACCATCGTTCGCTTCTTGTTGGGGTTCATCATCCCAATGATCATCATCACAGTATGTTACATTACCATAATTTTTCGGCTGAAAAGAAACCGTCTCGCCAAGTCCAAGAAGCCCTTGAGGATTATTGTCGCCATCATCACCACCTTCTTCTTGTGTTGGTGTCCATACCATACTTTTCACCTCCTGGAAACTGATCACCACTCGGTTCCAAACAGCGTCTTCGAGATTGGGTTGCCCCTTGTCACCGCCATCGCTGCTTCTAACAGCTGCATGAATCCCATTCTGTACGTCTTCATGGGCCAAGATTTCAAGAAGTTTAAAGTAACCATCCTGTCCAGACTGGCCAATGCCCTGACCGAGGACACAATCAATTCGGTCCACTCTTTCTCACGCAAAAGCATCACCAAAGCCAGTTCGATGACTGAAAAAGAATCATTTTTACTCTGA